The following coding sequences lie in one Desmodus rotundus isolate HL8 chromosome 1, HLdesRot8A.1, whole genome shotgun sequence genomic window:
- the SPAAR gene encoding small regulatory polypeptide of amino acid response, with protein sequence METAVIGMVAVLFVVTVAITCVLCCFSCDSRAQDPQRGPGHSFTVATFHQEASLFTGPGRRAQPVAGARDFWTFM encoded by the coding sequence ATGGAAACAGCAGTGATTGGTATGGTGGCGGTGCTGTTTGTGGTCACTGTGGCCATCACCTGTGTCCTCTGCTGCTTCAGCTGTGACTCAAGGGCCCAGGATCCGCAGAGGGGCCCTGGCCACAGCTTCACGGTGGCCACGTTTCACCAGGAGGCTTCTCTCTTCACGGGGCCCGGTCGCCGTGCTCAGCCAGTGGCGGGGGCCCGGGACTTCTGGACCTTCATGTGA
- the HRCT1 gene encoding histidine-rich carboxyl terminus protein 1 produces the protein MLGLLGSTTLVGLIVGAAVAVLLLLLLLATCLYGGQQDHDVEGNRPAVRRNRVRRAQPWFFPGRGHLGHFRHPHHPGRVPHAHHVGPHHHHPHHHHLHKARFHAHRGHR, from the coding sequence ATGCTAGGCCTCCTGGGCAGCACGACTCTCGTGGGCTTGATCGTGGGTGCCGCTGTGGCcgtgctgctgcttctgctgctgctggccaCTTGCCTGTACGGTGGACAGCAGGACCATGACGTGGAGGGGAACCGTCCAGCTGTAAGGAGAAACCGAGTTCGGCGGGCCCAGCCTTGGTTCTTCCCAGGCCGGGGCCACCTGGGACACTTTCGCCATCCCCATCATCCTGGCCGTGTGCCTCACGCGCACCACGTGggcccccatcaccaccacccgcaccaccaccacctccacaagGCCCGCTTCCACGCCCACCGAGGTCACCGCTGA